The following nucleotide sequence is from Mycobacterium sp. Z3061.
TGGACACCCACGACGCGCTGTGCCGGTTGACCTCCCGCGACGCGGGCGCCCACGTGCTGTCCATCGACTACCGCCTGGCGCCGGAGCACCCGGCGCCGGCCGCGATCGAAGACGCCTACGCCGCCTTCCGGTGGGCCTGCGAGAACGCCGCCCAGCTCGGCGCCGCTCCCGGGCTGGTCGCCGTCGGCGGTGACAGTGCGGGCGGGAACCTGGCAGCTGTGGTCAGCCAGCTGGCCCGCGACAGCGGCGGCCCGGTCCCGGTGCTGCAGTGGCTGATCTACCCGCGCACCGATTTCACGGTCAAGACCCGGTCGATGAGCCTGTTCGCGCGCGGATTCCTGCTGACCAAGCGCGACATGGACTGGTTCCAGGCGCAATACCTGCGAGGTTCCGGGATCGACACCACCGATCCGCGGCTGTCGCCGGCGCTGGCCGAATCGCTGTCCGGGCTGGCGCCCGCGCTGATCGCGGTCGCCGGATTCGACCCGTTGCGCGACGAGGGCGTGGACTACGCCACGGCCCTGCGAGCCGCCGGCACCGACGTCGACCTGCGCTACATGGGGTCGTTGACGCACGGGTTCGCCAATCTTTTCCAGCTGGGGGGCGACAGCGCCGTGGCGACGACCGAATTGATTTCGGCGTTGCGGGCGCACCTGAGCCGGTGCTGACCCACCTCACCAGTGCCGTCGGTAGTCTAGAGGCGCCCGACTGCG
It contains:
- a CDS encoding alpha/beta hydrolase, with amino-acid sequence MTKSLPGTQDLHPGATDAPTGWLTRVQSTITTTGMKVIPWIPSAAKRLLTRGRSVIIDGNTLDPTLQLMLTGMRAAGIDGLVVDDDPGPSRTLMHDSMVALPGPQIHVEVTEISLPGPAGEIRARHYRPPNGDNAPLLVFYHGGGWVIGDLDTHDALCRLTSRDAGAHVLSIDYRLAPEHPAPAAIEDAYAAFRWACENAAQLGAAPGLVAVGGDSAGGNLAAVVSQLARDSGGPVPVLQWLIYPRTDFTVKTRSMSLFARGFLLTKRDMDWFQAQYLRGSGIDTTDPRLSPALAESLSGLAPALIAVAGFDPLRDEGVDYATALRAAGTDVDLRYMGSLTHGFANLFQLGGDSAVATTELISALRAHLSRC